The following coding sequences are from one Paenarthrobacter ureafaciens window:
- a CDS encoding gamma carbonic anhydrase family protein — protein sequence MAPSYTFAGDTPDIHETAFVAPTASIIGKATLAEDSSAFYGVSVRADTAAISVGAGSNLQDNVVLHADPGFPCTVGERVSVGHSAVVHGCTVEDDCLIGMSATILNGAVIGTGSLVAAGAVVLEGTVIPPRSLVAGVPAKVRRELTDDEFDGVKHNAAHYRELAAAHRQMHGA from the coding sequence ATGGCTCCCTCTTACACCTTTGCCGGGGACACCCCGGACATCCATGAAACTGCCTTTGTGGCCCCCACAGCGTCGATCATCGGCAAGGCAACGCTGGCCGAAGATTCCAGCGCCTTCTACGGCGTCTCCGTTCGCGCGGACACTGCCGCGATCAGCGTCGGCGCAGGCTCCAACCTCCAGGACAATGTGGTCCTGCACGCGGACCCGGGCTTTCCCTGCACGGTCGGCGAGCGCGTGTCAGTCGGCCACAGCGCAGTGGTCCATGGCTGCACCGTGGAGGACGACTGCCTCATCGGCATGAGTGCCACCATCCTCAACGGAGCTGTGATCGGTACGGGTTCGCTGGTGGCCGCCGGCGCCGTGGTCCTTGAAGGCACGGTCATTCCCCCGCGGTCGCTGGTTGCCGGGGTGCCTGCGAAGGTCCGTCGCGAACTGACCGACGACGAGTTCGACGGCGTGAAGCACAACGCCGCCCACTACCGGGAGCTCGCTGCGGCGCACCGCCAGATGCACGGCGCCTAG
- a CDS encoding ABC transporter permease has translation MAGSKPTTPVPPLRAHPPAVSAARARKWGSFFYAEQVLRVMRNYGWSVVLYSVGQPVAYLFAMGVGLASLVDANSDSVFGGVSYLQFVAPALLVSAAVMTASGEFSYPIMDGFKWRRVFFGPHASPLVPEQIATGHIIASSLRFLLQSVVYFAVVAMFGASPGAWGWVSALVATLAALSFGLPLMAYAASITQDKGQFALVQRFIVMPLFLFSGTFFPLDTLPLAVRWIGWISPVWHGTELGRVFTYGMEENPLLTLVHVLYLLATATAGFILTRRRFVKRMGS, from the coding sequence ATGGCGGGAAGCAAACCAACGACGCCGGTTCCTCCGCTGCGGGCTCACCCGCCTGCCGTCTCGGCGGCCAGGGCGCGGAAGTGGGGTTCGTTCTTCTACGCCGAACAGGTGCTCCGCGTCATGCGGAACTATGGCTGGTCAGTTGTCTTGTACAGCGTGGGGCAACCCGTGGCCTATCTCTTCGCGATGGGTGTTGGCTTGGCCAGCCTGGTGGATGCCAACAGCGATTCCGTGTTCGGCGGCGTCAGCTACCTGCAGTTCGTGGCGCCGGCGCTCCTGGTGTCAGCCGCTGTGATGACGGCGTCCGGGGAGTTCTCCTACCCGATCATGGATGGCTTCAAGTGGCGGCGGGTCTTTTTCGGCCCGCATGCCTCGCCGCTGGTCCCGGAGCAGATCGCCACGGGCCACATCATAGCCAGCAGCCTCAGGTTCCTGCTGCAATCGGTGGTGTACTTTGCCGTGGTTGCGATGTTCGGCGCATCCCCGGGAGCGTGGGGGTGGGTGTCGGCACTGGTAGCCACACTGGCCGCGTTGTCGTTCGGACTCCCGCTGATGGCCTATGCCGCCAGCATCACGCAGGACAAGGGGCAGTTCGCCCTGGTGCAGAGGTTCATCGTCATGCCGCTGTTCCTCTTCTCCGGAACGTTCTTCCCGCTGGATACCTTGCCCTTGGCAGTACGGTGGATCGGCTGGATTTCCCCGGTATGGCACGGGACGGAACTGGGGCGCGTCTTCACCTATGGCATGGAGGAAAATCCCTTGCTGACACTCGTGCACGTTCTGTACCTCCTGGCCACGGCGACGGCGGGCTTCATCCTGACCCGGCGCCGCTTCGTCAAAAGGATGGGCTCATGA
- a CDS encoding bifunctional methylenetetrahydrofolate dehydrogenase/methenyltetrahydrofolate cyclohydrolase encodes MVNAAQILDGKATAAAIKAELTERVAVLASKGIVPGLGTILVGSDPGSTWYVGGKHKDCAEVGIQSIRRDLPEDITQDELLKVVRELNENPECTGYIVQLPLPKHIDQDVILEAMDPDKDADGLHPMNLGRLVANVSGEMKSPLPCTPKGCVELMRRHGIELNGKRVLVVGRGVTIGRPVGLLLTRKDVNATVILAHTGTVDLPAELKQADVVIAAAGVPHMIKAEDLKPGAVVLDVGVSRVEDGNGKAVVTGDVDPAAADVAAWLSPNPGGVGPMTRAMLLANVVESAERQAGLA; translated from the coding sequence GTGGTGAACGCAGCACAGATCCTTGACGGCAAGGCAACCGCCGCGGCCATCAAGGCAGAACTGACAGAACGGGTTGCCGTCCTCGCATCCAAGGGCATCGTTCCGGGCCTGGGCACCATCCTGGTGGGCTCGGATCCGGGCAGCACCTGGTACGTCGGCGGTAAGCACAAGGACTGCGCCGAGGTGGGCATCCAGTCCATCCGCCGGGACCTTCCCGAGGACATCACCCAGGACGAGCTGCTCAAAGTTGTCCGGGAGCTCAACGAGAACCCGGAGTGCACCGGGTACATCGTCCAGCTCCCGCTGCCCAAGCACATCGACCAGGACGTCATCCTGGAGGCCATGGATCCGGACAAGGACGCCGACGGCCTGCACCCCATGAACCTTGGCCGCCTGGTGGCCAACGTGAGCGGCGAGATGAAGTCCCCGCTGCCCTGCACGCCCAAGGGCTGCGTGGAGTTGATGCGCCGGCACGGCATCGAGCTCAACGGCAAGCGTGTCCTGGTGGTCGGCCGTGGTGTCACCATTGGCCGTCCCGTAGGCCTCCTGCTGACCCGCAAGGATGTCAACGCCACGGTGATCCTGGCCCACACCGGGACGGTGGATCTGCCTGCGGAACTGAAGCAGGCCGACGTCGTGATTGCTGCTGCCGGCGTGCCGCACATGATCAAGGCTGAGGACCTCAAGCCGGGCGCCGTGGTGCTCGATGTCGGCGTCAGCCGCGTGGAGGACGGCAACGGCAAGGCTGTTGTCACCGGAGACGTGGACCCGGCTGCGGCGGACGTCGCCGCATGGCTGTCCCCGAACCCCGGCGGCGTGGGTCCGATGACCCGTGCCATGTTGCTGGCCAACGTGGTGGAGAGCGCCGAACGCCAAGCCGGACTGGCGTAG
- the alr gene encoding alanine racemase, translating to MRRNAHQLSPLAATLSGQVSVDLSAISDNVKALKKRAKAPFFMAVVKGNAYGHGLVEVARTAIEAGAHWLGTAQLSEAIELRKAGITEPILSWLYLASQTSDTIREALENSIDVSLGSVHQLEVLAGIAKDLGRPAVVHLELDSGLSRGGARKEDWAALVARARQAELEGTLRVRGVWTHLAWADVPAHPGNAAAVAGFEDAVSAAREAGLTPELRHVSSSANILERPEFHFDMVRAGLAIYGLAPADHLDPADFGLRPALSVTAPLVMVKKVPAGTGVSYEHQAITYEPRYLGLIPLGYADGIPKGISGRSVVNIAGRRVPVIGKVCMDQFMVDLGPDATGIDVGNTAVLFGDPAEGAASADDWGAAIGSHGDEIINRIAPRLPRAYRSSAYQCPDYQEPAAAGQGNVA from the coding sequence ATGAGACGTAATGCACATCAATTATCGCCCCTCGCGGCGACTCTTTCCGGCCAGGTCAGCGTGGACCTGTCTGCTATTTCAGACAACGTCAAAGCTTTGAAGAAACGGGCCAAGGCGCCCTTCTTCATGGCCGTCGTCAAAGGCAATGCGTACGGTCACGGCCTGGTGGAAGTGGCCCGCACGGCAATCGAAGCGGGGGCTCACTGGCTTGGCACCGCGCAGCTGTCGGAAGCCATCGAATTGCGGAAAGCCGGTATCACCGAACCCATCCTTTCCTGGTTGTATCTGGCATCACAGACGAGCGACACCATCCGCGAAGCCCTCGAAAACTCCATCGATGTCTCACTCGGAAGCGTCCACCAACTGGAGGTGCTGGCAGGCATCGCGAAGGACTTGGGCCGTCCCGCCGTCGTACATCTGGAACTGGACAGCGGCCTCAGTCGCGGCGGCGCGCGCAAGGAGGACTGGGCCGCACTGGTGGCGCGGGCGCGCCAGGCCGAACTCGAAGGGACCCTGCGCGTGCGCGGCGTGTGGACGCACCTGGCCTGGGCAGACGTCCCCGCCCACCCCGGCAACGCAGCAGCCGTGGCCGGGTTCGAGGACGCCGTCAGCGCGGCGCGGGAAGCCGGGCTGACGCCGGAACTGAGGCATGTTTCCAGCTCGGCCAACATCCTGGAACGGCCCGAATTCCACTTCGACATGGTGCGCGCCGGCCTCGCCATCTATGGCCTGGCGCCGGCGGACCACCTGGATCCGGCTGACTTCGGACTCCGCCCGGCCCTCAGCGTCACAGCTCCCTTGGTGATGGTCAAGAAGGTCCCGGCGGGAACCGGGGTCAGCTACGAACACCAAGCCATCACCTACGAACCCCGCTACCTTGGCCTCATCCCCTTGGGGTACGCGGACGGCATTCCGAAGGGCATCAGCGGACGTTCCGTCGTAAACATCGCAGGGCGGAGGGTGCCGGTGATCGGCAAAGTCTGCATGGACCAGTTCATGGTGGACCTGGGACCGGATGCCACGGGAATCGACGTCGGGAACACTGCAGTCCTGTTCGGCGACCCCGCGGAGGGAGCCGCGAGCGCGGATGACTGGGGTGCCGCGATCGGCAGCCATGGAGATGAAATCATCAACCGGATCGCGCCGCGGCTGCCGCGTGCCTACCGGAGCAGCGCATACCAGTGCCCGGACTACCAGGAGCCGGCCGCCGCCGGGCAGGGCAATGTTGCCTGA
- a CDS encoding flavin monoamine oxidase family protein encodes MTIATEFPTADGAAGAADRAPEAPITMLNPDFPFSYDHYLAHPAGLGSVPEERYGTEVAVIGAGLSGIVTAYELMKLGLRPVIYEADQIGGRLRTASFPSAPGVTADLGGMRFPVSGKAFYHYIDLLGLETQEFPNPLAPVTSSTVIELAGKKHYAATPDDLPAFFHEVADAWRDAIKDGAAFTEMQEAIKARDTTRIKELWNELLPELDEQTFYGFIAASKSFKDAGFAHREAFGQVGFGTGGWDTDFPNSILEILRVVYTDADDQHRLIRGGAQRLPEALWNHAPSDIKHWPQGTSLASLHSGSPRGAVDNIRRAANGDLVVRESWGREATYPAVVTTCQSWLLSTRIHTEEALFPSELWTAIERSHYMQSSKTFVMVDRPFWKDIDPETGREVLSMTLTDRLNRATYLLDDGPDKPAVILLSYTWNDDALKWLALTAEERVKLMLHSLEQIYPGVDIASHIVGQPITVSWEADPNFMGAFKANLPGHYRYQQRLFTHFKQDKLPESQRGIFLAGDDVSFTAGWAEGAVTTGLNAVWGVVNHLGGSSAAANPGPGELLDELGPISLD; translated from the coding sequence ATGACCATCGCCACCGAATTTCCCACAGCCGACGGCGCCGCCGGAGCAGCCGACCGCGCACCCGAAGCGCCCATCACCATGCTGAACCCGGACTTCCCGTTCAGCTACGACCACTACCTCGCCCACCCGGCCGGCCTTGGCTCGGTTCCCGAAGAGCGTTACGGCACCGAGGTAGCCGTCATCGGCGCCGGACTGTCCGGCATTGTCACCGCCTATGAACTGATGAAGCTGGGACTCCGGCCCGTGATCTACGAGGCCGACCAGATCGGCGGCCGCCTCCGGACGGCCAGCTTCCCGTCGGCACCCGGCGTCACGGCCGACCTTGGCGGCATGCGTTTCCCCGTCTCCGGCAAGGCCTTCTACCACTACATAGACTTGCTCGGCCTGGAAACGCAGGAGTTCCCCAACCCGTTGGCCCCGGTCACGTCCAGCACTGTGATCGAACTGGCAGGCAAGAAGCACTACGCCGCCACACCTGATGACCTGCCCGCTTTCTTCCATGAGGTAGCCGACGCCTGGAGAGACGCCATCAAGGATGGTGCCGCCTTCACGGAAATGCAGGAAGCCATCAAGGCCCGGGACACCACGCGCATCAAGGAACTCTGGAACGAACTCCTGCCCGAACTCGACGAGCAGACCTTCTACGGGTTTATCGCCGCGAGCAAGTCCTTCAAAGACGCCGGCTTCGCGCACCGTGAAGCGTTCGGCCAGGTGGGCTTCGGCACGGGAGGCTGGGACACGGATTTCCCCAACTCCATCCTCGAAATCCTCCGCGTCGTGTACACGGACGCCGACGACCAGCACCGGCTGATCCGGGGCGGAGCGCAAAGGCTCCCCGAGGCACTCTGGAACCACGCGCCGTCGGACATCAAGCATTGGCCGCAGGGCACCTCGCTGGCGTCCCTGCACTCAGGTTCGCCGCGCGGCGCGGTGGACAACATCCGGCGCGCAGCCAACGGCGACCTGGTGGTCCGGGAAAGCTGGGGCCGCGAGGCGACGTATCCGGCAGTGGTGACAACGTGCCAGTCGTGGCTGCTTTCCACGCGTATCCACACCGAAGAAGCCCTGTTCCCGTCCGAGCTGTGGACTGCCATTGAACGCTCGCACTACATGCAGTCGTCCAAGACGTTCGTGATGGTGGACCGGCCGTTCTGGAAGGACATCGATCCCGAAACCGGCCGCGAAGTCCTCTCCATGACCCTCACCGACCGCCTCAACCGGGCAACGTACCTGCTCGACGACGGCCCGGACAAGCCCGCGGTCATCCTCCTGTCCTACACATGGAACGACGACGCCCTGAAATGGCTCGCCCTCACCGCCGAAGAGCGCGTCAAGCTCATGCTGCACTCGTTGGAGCAGATCTACCCTGGCGTGGACATCGCCAGCCACATCGTGGGCCAGCCCATCACCGTGTCCTGGGAAGCCGACCCCAACTTCATGGGAGCGTTCAAGGCCAACCTCCCCGGCCACTACCGCTACCAGCAGCGGCTGTTCACGCACTTCAAGCAGGACAAGCTTCCGGAGAGCCAGCGCGGGATCTTCCTTGCCGGGGATGACGTGTCCTTCACCGCCGGATGGGCCGAAGGCGCCGTGACCACGGGCCTGAACGCCGTATGGGGCGTGGTCAACCACTTGGGCGGTTCCTCCGCAGCTGCCAACCCGGGGCCGGGTGAGCTACTGGACGAGCTCGGGCCAATCAGCCTGGACTAG
- a CDS encoding ABC transporter ATP-binding protein: protein MNPPTVISARNLTKTYGELIAVDNISFDVPAGESFGLLGPNGAGKSTTMKMIGGVSQRTSGALDIMGLDPETHGPEVRAHLGVVPQQDNLDEELKVRENLIVYGRYFGLPLSYLRPKADELLEFAQLTDKANSKVDALSGGMKRRLTIARSLINEPRILLLDEPTTGLDPQARHILWDRLFRLKESGVTLILTTHYMDEAEQLCDRLIVVDKGRIMAEGSPATLIREHSSREVLELRFGSERNGTIGVELEGIGDRLETLPDRVLIYTHDGEAALEQVSARGLRPLTSLVRRSSLEDVFLRLTGRSLVD, encoded by the coding sequence ATGAATCCGCCAACAGTCATCAGCGCCCGCAACCTCACCAAGACCTACGGTGAGCTGATTGCCGTGGACAACATCTCCTTTGATGTGCCCGCGGGGGAGTCCTTCGGCCTGCTGGGCCCCAACGGTGCAGGCAAGTCCACCACCATGAAGATGATCGGCGGGGTCTCGCAGCGGACTTCCGGCGCGCTGGACATCATGGGCCTGGACCCGGAGACACACGGCCCGGAGGTCCGGGCGCACCTGGGCGTGGTTCCGCAACAGGACAACCTTGACGAAGAGCTGAAGGTCCGCGAGAACCTGATCGTTTACGGGCGGTACTTCGGACTCCCGCTCAGCTACCTCAGGCCCAAAGCCGATGAGCTCCTGGAGTTCGCCCAGCTGACGGACAAAGCCAACTCCAAGGTGGATGCGCTGTCCGGCGGGATGAAGCGCAGGCTCACCATCGCGCGTTCGCTCATCAACGAACCGCGCATCCTGCTGCTGGATGAGCCCACCACAGGACTCGACCCGCAAGCGCGCCACATCCTGTGGGACCGGCTGTTCCGGCTCAAGGAAAGCGGCGTCACCCTGATCCTCACCACCCATTACATGGACGAGGCCGAACAGTTGTGCGATCGGCTGATCGTTGTGGACAAGGGGCGGATCATGGCCGAAGGGTCCCCGGCAACCCTCATCCGCGAACATTCCTCCCGCGAAGTACTCGAGCTCAGGTTCGGGTCCGAGCGCAACGGGACAATCGGCGTCGAGCTTGAAGGCATCGGCGACCGGCTGGAAACGCTGCCGGACCGCGTGCTCATCTACACCCACGACGGCGAGGCCGCGCTGGAACAGGTGTCGGCACGGGGGCTGCGCCCGTTGACATCGCTGGTACGCCGCTCGTCCCTGGAGGACGTGTTCCTTCGGCTGACGGGCCGGAGCCTCGTTGACTAG
- a CDS encoding class I SAM-dependent methyltransferase, producing the protein MQGMPDPDADLATYYDRHAALRNTRSLTPHRVEAREWFVRLLKREHRHSLMELGCGTGVEGLAFVQAGLHYTGVDLSPESIHVARAHGLDCSVANGRSLPFPDAAFDAAWSMSTLLHVPNSSIHDVVRELVRVTAAGAPIGVGLWSGEDEEVLNPEDLDEPRRFFSRRSDQTLQWIFGEHGSVEHFQTWPEGTGEESGPGAGNWAQHYQFLVLRTPSPK; encoded by the coding sequence ATGCAGGGCATGCCCGATCCCGACGCCGACTTGGCCACCTACTACGACCGCCACGCCGCGCTCCGCAATACCCGTTCCCTGACGCCGCACCGTGTTGAAGCCCGGGAGTGGTTTGTTCGGCTGCTGAAACGTGAACACCGGCACTCCTTGATGGAGCTGGGCTGCGGCACGGGCGTAGAAGGACTGGCTTTTGTCCAGGCCGGGCTGCACTACACCGGGGTCGACCTATCCCCGGAGAGTATCCATGTGGCGCGAGCCCACGGACTCGACTGTTCCGTGGCGAACGGCCGCAGCCTGCCCTTTCCCGACGCTGCCTTCGATGCGGCATGGAGCATGAGCACGCTTCTGCATGTGCCGAACAGCAGCATCCACGACGTCGTCCGCGAACTCGTGCGGGTCACAGCGGCAGGTGCCCCGATCGGCGTCGGGCTCTGGTCCGGGGAGGACGAAGAGGTGCTCAACCCCGAAGACCTCGACGAGCCCCGCCGCTTCTTCAGCCGCCGCAGCGACCAGACCTTGCAGTGGATCTTCGGTGAGCACGGCAGCGTAGAGCATTTCCAGACGTGGCCCGAGGGAACCGGGGAGGAATCCGGGCCCGGCGCAGGCAACTGGGCCCAGCACTACCAGTTCCTGGTTCTGCGCACCCCCTCCCCCAAGTAG
- the purU gene encoding formyltetrahydrofolate deformylase, with the protein MTDSAFVVTLSCPDRPGIVHAVAGALLEAGCNIADSQQYGSPSTGNFFMRVEVTTSSPQAELAEALRPVAESFGMTWQINPVGRKVRTIIMCSKDAHCLNDLLFQQRAGTLPIEVPAIVSNHRDLESLAEFYGIPFHHIPVTADTKPQAEAELLKLIKEHDVELTVLARYMQVLSNDLCRELNGKAINIHHSFLPSFKGAKPYHQAHARGVKLIGATAHYVTADLDEGPIIEQEVIRVDHARTAAQFVQMGRDVEGRTLVQAVQWHAEHRVLLDGTRTVVFN; encoded by the coding sequence GTGACTGACTCCGCTTTCGTTGTAACCCTGTCCTGCCCCGACCGTCCCGGCATCGTCCACGCTGTTGCCGGCGCCCTCCTTGAGGCCGGTTGCAACATCGCCGACTCCCAGCAGTACGGAAGCCCCAGCACCGGCAACTTCTTCATGCGCGTGGAGGTTACGACGTCGAGCCCCCAGGCGGAACTGGCGGAAGCCCTGCGGCCGGTTGCCGAGTCCTTCGGGATGACGTGGCAGATCAATCCGGTAGGCCGCAAGGTCCGGACCATCATCATGTGCTCCAAGGACGCCCACTGCCTCAACGACCTCCTCTTCCAGCAGCGTGCCGGGACCTTGCCCATCGAGGTGCCCGCCATCGTTTCCAACCACCGGGACCTGGAGTCGCTGGCCGAGTTCTACGGCATCCCGTTCCACCACATCCCTGTCACGGCCGACACCAAGCCACAGGCCGAGGCCGAGCTCCTGAAGCTGATCAAGGAACACGATGTTGAACTGACGGTCCTGGCGCGCTACATGCAGGTCCTCTCCAACGATCTGTGCAGGGAGTTGAACGGCAAGGCCATCAACATCCACCACTCCTTCCTTCCGTCGTTCAAGGGCGCCAAGCCCTACCACCAGGCCCATGCCCGCGGGGTGAAGCTCATCGGCGCTACAGCCCACTACGTCACCGCAGACCTGGACGAGGGTCCCATCATCGAGCAGGAAGTGATCCGTGTTGACCACGCCCGCACTGCTGCCCAATTCGTCCAGATGGGGCGGGACGTGGAGGGCCGTACCCTGGTCCAGGCAGTCCAGTGGCACGCCGAACACCGGGTACTCCTGGACGGCACCCGGACCGTGGTGTTCAACTAA
- the glyA gene encoding serine hydroxymethyltransferase, with product MTTTTSASVSNQPLAELDPEIAAVLDQELGRQRGTLEMIASENFAPRAVMEAQGSVLTNKYAEGYPGKRYYGGCEYVDVAEQLAIDRVKALFGAEYANVQPHSGAQANAAALSAMITPGDKILGLSLAHGGHLTHGMKLNFSGKLYQVAAYQVEEDTFRVDMDKLREQAIAEKPQVIIAGWSAYPRHLNFAAFRSIADEVGALLWTDMAHFAGLVAAGLHPSPVPHSDVVTSTVHKTLAGPRSGVILAKEQYGKKINSNVFPGQQGGPLMHVIAAKAVAFKIAGSEEFKERQERVLEGAKIIADRLNQSDVAEAGVSVLTGGTDVHLVLVDLRNSQLDGQQAEDLLHSVGITVNRNAVPFDPRPPMVTSGLRIGTPALATRGFGAAEFTEVADIIATALVKGATGSVDAEALQARVDKLAADFPLYPQHEQW from the coding sequence GTGACTACCACCACTTCAGCGTCTGTCAGTAACCAGCCGCTCGCCGAACTCGATCCCGAGATCGCAGCAGTCCTCGACCAGGAACTCGGCCGCCAGCGCGGCACCCTGGAAATGATCGCCTCCGAGAACTTCGCGCCGCGCGCAGTCATGGAAGCCCAGGGCTCTGTCCTGACCAACAAGTACGCCGAGGGTTACCCGGGCAAGCGCTACTACGGCGGCTGCGAGTACGTTGACGTTGCCGAGCAGCTCGCCATCGATCGCGTCAAGGCCCTCTTCGGTGCGGAGTACGCCAACGTCCAGCCCCATTCAGGTGCCCAGGCCAACGCCGCCGCACTGTCCGCCATGATCACCCCCGGCGACAAGATCCTCGGCCTTTCCCTGGCACACGGCGGCCACCTGACCCACGGCATGAAGCTCAACTTCTCCGGCAAGCTCTACCAGGTTGCTGCCTACCAGGTGGAAGAAGATACCTTCCGCGTGGACATGGACAAGCTGCGCGAGCAGGCCATCGCCGAGAAGCCGCAGGTCATCATTGCCGGCTGGTCCGCGTACCCCCGCCACCTTAATTTCGCTGCCTTCCGCTCCATCGCGGACGAGGTAGGCGCCCTCCTCTGGACGGACATGGCGCACTTCGCCGGCCTGGTTGCAGCAGGACTGCACCCGAGCCCGGTGCCGCACTCCGACGTCGTCACCTCCACCGTGCACAAGACCCTCGCAGGCCCGCGTTCCGGCGTGATATTGGCGAAGGAACAGTACGGCAAAAAGATCAACTCCAACGTCTTCCCCGGCCAGCAGGGCGGGCCGCTGATGCACGTCATCGCGGCCAAGGCTGTTGCCTTCAAGATCGCCGGCAGCGAGGAATTCAAGGAACGCCAGGAGCGCGTGCTCGAGGGTGCCAAGATCATCGCCGACCGCCTCAACCAGTCCGACGTTGCCGAGGCAGGCGTTTCCGTCCTCACCGGCGGCACCGATGTGCACCTGGTCCTCGTTGACCTGCGGAACTCCCAGTTGGACGGCCAGCAGGCCGAAGACCTCCTGCACTCCGTGGGCATCACCGTGAACCGCAATGCCGTTCCGTTCGATCCCCGCCCGCCGATGGTCACCTCCGGCCTTCGCATCGGTACGCCCGCACTGGCTACCCGCGGATTCGGCGCCGCGGAGTTCACCGAGGTTGCCGACATCATCGCCACCGCGCTCGTAAAGGGCGCCACGGGCAGCGTTGATGCAGAAGCCCTGCAGGCACGCGTGGACAAGCTCGCCGCCGACTTCCCGCTCTACCCGCAGCATGAGCAGTGGTGA
- a CDS encoding amino acid permease, which translates to MAGEAGSSESGTPLVRSFGVLQLTMISVGATLGTGILVILGESVPLAGPAIWISFVIAGLAALLSAVSYAEMAGLVPVAGSSYSYSYATMGEGMAWICGWCLVLEYAVSVAAVAVGAGQYVNETLAAFGQVLPDAMSQPPGDGGVVNIPAMVIVLLAMALLVRGARESAWINTAIVAVKVGILLFFCAVAFTAFNAGNFEPLLPMGAAGVSAAASSVFFSYIGFDAASTAGEEARNPKRDMPRAIMLSMVIVTSIYVLVAVAAIGARPWGWFDGTEAALVQILHEITGQPWIALVFSVGAVLAIASIVLTVLYGQTRILLSMSRDGMVPKVFGRVSRRTGTPVTGTLIVGVAVALAAGLVPLGALAEATSIGTLFAFALVNVAVIYLRRNRPDLKRSFRVLLYPVTPVLGTLMCAYLMANLGADTWLVFGAWMCVGIAIYFGYGRRNSKVAALSEQDYRELTTRAVSPETVKAENA; encoded by the coding sequence ATGGCCGGGGAAGCCGGAAGCAGCGAAAGCGGCACGCCCCTGGTCCGCAGCTTCGGCGTCCTGCAGCTGACCATGATCAGCGTAGGCGCCACGCTCGGCACCGGCATTTTGGTCATCCTCGGCGAATCCGTCCCGCTGGCCGGTCCGGCCATCTGGATCTCGTTCGTCATTGCAGGCCTCGCGGCATTGCTCTCGGCGGTCTCCTACGCGGAGATGGCCGGGCTGGTGCCCGTCGCCGGTTCCAGCTACTCCTACTCCTACGCCACCATGGGCGAAGGCATGGCCTGGATCTGTGGCTGGTGCCTCGTGCTGGAATATGCCGTGTCCGTGGCGGCGGTCGCCGTCGGTGCAGGACAGTACGTCAACGAGACACTCGCCGCTTTTGGGCAGGTCCTGCCTGACGCGATGAGCCAGCCGCCGGGGGACGGCGGCGTCGTGAACATTCCCGCGATGGTCATCGTGCTCCTGGCCATGGCCCTGCTGGTCCGGGGAGCCCGGGAGAGCGCCTGGATCAACACCGCGATCGTCGCCGTCAAGGTGGGCATCCTGCTGTTCTTCTGCGCCGTTGCCTTCACTGCTTTCAATGCCGGCAACTTCGAACCCCTCCTTCCCATGGGCGCAGCCGGAGTCTCCGCAGCTGCCTCGAGCGTCTTCTTCTCCTACATCGGCTTCGATGCAGCATCCACTGCCGGCGAAGAAGCCCGGAACCCCAAGCGGGACATGCCCCGCGCCATCATGCTCTCCATGGTGATCGTCACCAGCATCTACGTCCTGGTGGCCGTTGCAGCCATCGGAGCCAGGCCCTGGGGATGGTTCGACGGTACAGAAGCTGCGTTGGTGCAGATCCTGCACGAAATCACGGGTCAGCCCTGGATTGCCCTCGTCTTCTCCGTCGGCGCGGTCCTCGCGATCGCCAGCATTGTGCTCACCGTCCTCTACGGCCAGACCCGCATCCTCCTGTCCATGTCCCGCGACGGCATGGTGCCAAAGGTCTTCGGCCGCGTCTCCCGCCGCACCGGCACTCCGGTGACGGGAACGCTGATCGTGGGCGTCGCCGTCGCGCTCGCCGCCGGCCTGGTTCCGCTGGGTGCACTGGCAGAAGCCACCAGCATCGGAACCCTCTTCGCGTTCGCCTTGGTCAACGTTGCGGTGATCTACCTGCGCCGCAACCGTCCGGACCTCAAGCGCAGCTTCCGGGTCCTGCTGTACCCGGTTACTCCCGTGCTGGGAACACTCATGTGCGCCTACCTCATGGCCAACCTCGGCGCCGATACGTGGCTCGTTTTCGGTGCCTGGATGTGTGTAGGCATCGCGATCTACTTCGGCTATGGACGCCGGAATTCCAAGGTAGCCGCGCTCAGCGAGCAGGACTACCGTGAACTGACCACCAGGGCCGTGAGCCCGGAAACTGTGAAAGCAGAGAACGCATGA